AAGAGCCAGCTCTATTCGCtctagaagaagacaaaacAACAAGCGGAGCCTGATTAGCTCTACCGAATCTTATATTTAGCACGTAAGCTGTTCTCTATCTCATCGCGTCCGAAGACTCATTACATCATTCCATTGTGATTCTGGTTTCCGCACCTGTCTACCAAACTAATAATATCCCTGAAAAATCTGGCCATCTCTGGCCATAAATGCACAGACACACAATCCGGCTACTCTTATCTGATTTATACAAACAGCATCTTTAATCTCGTATCCTCATCTGATAAGCAACAGCGACTGCCACAGAAGAATTAGAGTATCAATATACAAGTACTATTGCTGTTTTCATATAAGGCAGTTCTCATATTGGCAAACTCAAGAGTCGCAATCTCAATCTCAATCTACCTGAGTCGTATTTTTCAGCCAGTTATTTTCATAAATTAACCAATTTATTGacattcaattttttttcaacCCACAAAACACCACTACCATTTCTCCAAACTCacagccttcttcaagttgccGTACCAGAAACCATGCTGAGCCCTGAGGCTGCCAGAGTGTCGCCTACACTCAATTTTCCGGCCGCCAAAGTCAAGATGGAGACTTCAGAAAGCTTTGATTCGCAAAAGACAAACTCGTCTGCTTCCACAGTCTCTAACTCCACCTTCCGCAACCCGCTCATAAAGAAGGAGAACCTCACAGCTACGAAACTCACAACAATATTTGCCAATTCTGCAGCTACTCCACCTCCCGTGGCAAAAGGTTCGCAGACTAATTCCTCTCCCAGCTCTTCACCAAATTCAAACACAAATACGACTAATACCAACACGAATACGAACGCAATACCCATACAAAACAATTACAGGGGCCGCATCATTGGCAAAGAACCAGCTGGACCACAGTTACCGCCAAAGCACCATCCCAAGATCCAGCCGTCTACCCACAAGTATCCCAAGATCCAGCCCCAGATCGCACCCAAGCCTATAGCAGTACTTCCCAAGCCTTCCAGCTTCTCACCAGTTCCAAATCCTAATGTCAAGACATCGCTCATGATGCTGGCGCCAACATCGCTGGATAAAACTTCGTTGAATATCAACACCTCTAAAAGATGGGTGCTTCCTCCACGACCCAGACCTGGCAGAAAACCCACAGCTTCTGCTGAAACTGACGATAAATCTAAGGCCATAGCCGTAGCAAAAGTCAGCCCCAAGAAACGGcccaagatcaagaaggaaaccGTCGAAAAACAGGTAGTTGGGACAGTCAATGGAGTACCAGTCTCGAAATCCGTAGTTTCTGGTACAATTCCTAGCAACTCTTCTATAACTCACACTGGACCTTCTACACTTTCTTCTGCATCTGTCAACTCGGCAACAGTAAAATCGCAAGATCCACGCCATGATTTCATCGATGCTAAATCAGGCTTGTCTTCGGACGTAGACAAAAGGCAGATTCTCGcccaactccaacaacaatactCCCAAGCAAGCAACGGTAGAGCTTCTTCGCCTTTGTCTACAACTTCAGTATCTATTCCACCTTCTGTTTCTAATAGTCCTAGTAACAAGCACTCGCCTTCAATCAGCTCGCCATCGTCCGTGcctacttcttcttctgcttcacCTCTTTCTTCTCAGCTCCCTCTTCCTCCTATTGTCTCCAAAAACGATCCCAAGTCAGAGATCGCTAACTTGAAAATGTCTTATCTttcgaagttgaaggaacaGGAACTAATCAGAAACTACATTGAAGTTATAACCAACCAAATCAAGGAACTCAGCTTTGTGCAAAATGGTATGATCACTTTTGATGCATTGAGAACAAATCTGACTTCTACAGGCAAGTCTAAAAGAGTCAACAGTCCGCTGACGATATCCAAAAGTACATCCTATGACCAATTAGAATCCATTAGCAACTTAAACGATCTAAACAAGTTCCTTAATTACCTAACGAAGTCGTCCTCTATCATACATAGCGCTACCAAGCGTAGTTCAGCCAGTAATCaatcttccaattctgaCACAGTGATTAACAGTCAGATAGATCACTATCTTGAGATTCGgtccaagttcaagtcgaTGAA
This Scheffersomyces stipitis CBS 6054 chromosome 3, complete sequence DNA region includes the following protein-coding sequences:
- the MUC1.9 gene encoding mucin-like protein with chitinase features (serine rich protein with possible protein kinase and chitinase domains probable cell wall protein mucin-like; possibly part of mannoprotein possibly involved in adhesion) translates to MSSPEAARVSPTLNFPAAKVKMETSESFDSQKTNSSASTVSNSTFRNPLIKKENLTATKLTTIFANSAATPPPVAKGSQTNSSPSSSPNSNTNTTNTNTNTNAIPIQNNYRGRIIGKEPAGPQLPPKHHPKIQPSTHKYPKIQPQIAPKPIAVLPKPSSFSPVPNPNVKTSLMMSAPTSSDKTSLNINTSKRWVLPPRPRPGRKPTASAETDDKSKAIAVAKVSPKKRPKIKKETVEKQVVGTVNGVPVSKSVVSGTIPSNSSITHTGPSTLSSASVNSATVKSQDPRHDFIDAKSGLSSDVDKRQILAQLQQQYSQASNGRASSPLSTTSVSIPPSVSNSPSNKHSPSISSPSSVPTSSSASPLSSQLPLPPIVSKNDPKSEIANLKMSYLSKLKEQELIRNYIEVITNQIKELSFVQNGMITFDALRTNSTSTGKSKRVNSPSTISKSTSYDQLESISNLNDLNKFLNYLTKSSSIIHSATKRSSASNQSSNSDTVINSQIDHYLEIRSKFKSMKTEELKRLNNLRKQKNSMNGVLPTSVVAGTSLSSNGDLATAGRSSSFTPDLLKPLKASTLFDPDGDQDIVIDILGEDNTIGGNLVSADNNALTSEDIDIFMEENDFLNRLILNDDVDNVGIPPNADLLKEQESSLRVKIHDKNEPVVQDSLLKKKSKLNCGFCTNDTPCLCFDADFDIGILRH